The following coding sequences are from one bacterium window:
- a CDS encoding Gfo/Idh/MocA family oxidoreductase — translation MNRKVNIGIIGCGIISSTHLQAYKTNKEVSVKAVVDIDSKKAMDFGEKYGVKWYENIDQMLDCEPIDAVSVCTPPKTHHDIVLELAKRKIHVLCEKPLATNTEDAKDMIQIASKNRIKLLVAMCHRFHKPIIELKKIVDSGQIGKIVGLRNRFHWGYSDKEIIRMRGGNLLDTGAHSVDIFRFLVGEVRSVIAVFNKGVQEIEDIRFCTAILESANEAFGVIELDGRCPGSKGKSIIELYGDKGSGVIDYKDKSFYQTMASKEKISLQSETENFPNRFELEIKHFIDCIKGRTKPKIDGIEGLKDLEVIEAIVKAGKQGKRIKL, via the coding sequence ATGAATAGGAAAGTCAATATTGGTATCATTGGTTGCGGTATAATCAGTTCTACACATCTGCAGGCTTACAAGACAAATAAAGAAGTAAGCGTAAAAGCAGTAGTTGACATAGATTCTAAGAAGGCCATGGACTTTGGTGAAAAATATGGTGTGAAATGGTATGAAAATATTGATCAGATGTTAGATTGTGAGCCGATTGACGCAGTCAGCGTATGTACTCCTCCAAAAACGCATCACGATATAGTATTAGAACTTGCTAAAAGGAAAATACATGTCCTGTGTGAAAAACCACTTGCTACGAATACAGAAGACGCCAAAGACATGATACAGATTGCCAGCAAAAACAGGATAAAACTTCTGGTTGCTATGTGTCACAGGTTTCACAAACCCATAATAGAATTAAAGAAAATAGTAGATTCAGGGCAAATAGGCAAAATTGTTGGATTAAGAAACAGATTTCACTGGGGGTATTCGGATAAAGAAATTATTCGTATGAGAGGAGGAAATCTGCTTGATACAGGAGCCCATTCTGTGGATATCTTCAGATTTCTGGTAGGTGAAGTGCGCAGTGTAATTGCTGTTTTTAATAAAGGGGTACAAGAGATTGAAGATATTAGGTTTTGCACAGCTATATTGGAGTCTGCAAATGAAGCTTTCGGGGTTATTGAGCTTGATGGACGCTGTCCTGGCTCGAAGGGGAAATCAATAATTGAACTATATGGAGATAAAGGGTCAGGGGTAATTGATTACAAGGACAAATCTTTCTACCAGACCATGGCTTCAAAAGAAAAGATTTCACTTCAGTCTGAAACAGAAAACTTTCCCAATAGATTTGAACTGGAAATCAAGCACTTCATAGACTGCATAAAGGGGAGAACTAAACCTAAAATTGATGGCATAGAAGGATTGAAAGACCTTGAAGTTATCGAAGCGATAGTAAAAGCGGGTAAGCAGGGAAAAAGGATAAAATTATAG
- a CDS encoding class II aldolase/adducin family protein, giving the protein MGDSSNMFIEPVSKDSFAIFCRLLYERHLVTGVGGNVSARFGDRFLVTPSGLSLRDITPRSVLSVQADGCSQKGIRPSKEFGMHMEIFTKRSDVNVVCHVHPPYVIAASTMIRPGSNTLPAITPGFIYFAYPLPMLPFFVPGSVELAKAVRKQFSDKKLRALLLQNHGLITVGTNMTEALNIAEEVDENAMTYVMTSGKASIISNKHISKIF; this is encoded by the coding sequence ATGGGTGACTCAAGTAATATGTTTATTGAACCAGTCTCAAAAGACTCCTTTGCTATATTCTGCAGGCTTCTTTATGAAAGACATTTAGTTACAGGCGTTGGTGGAAATGTTAGTGCACGTTTTGGGGATAGATTTTTAGTTACGCCTTCCGGCTTATCTCTGCGAGATATTACACCAAGATCTGTTCTATCTGTGCAAGCTGATGGATGCTCGCAAAAAGGCATTCGCCCATCGAAAGAATTTGGTATGCATATGGAAATATTCACCAAGCGATCCGATGTTAATGTTGTTTGCCATGTCCATCCTCCCTATGTCATTGCAGCTTCCACGATGATTAGGCCTGGGTCAAATACTTTACCAGCTATCACCCCAGGTTTTATTTATTTTGCTTATCCACTTCCCATGCTGCCATTCTTTGTACCTGGCTCTGTAGAACTTGCCAAAGCTGTCAGGAAACAATTTTCCGATAAGAAGTTACGCGCCTTACTTCTACAAAACCATGGGCTGATTACTGTGGGGACAAATATGACTGAAGCTCTAAACATTGCTGAAGAAGTGGATGAGAATGCAATGACATATGTTATGACCTCTGGTAAAGCAAGTATTATCTCAAACAAACACATATCGAAAATTTTTTGA
- a CDS encoding cache domain-containing protein, with translation MKVKAIVAGICVICLITVGCSQIVPKDDLQNFKYKETRQLVEFVRKAALLIEQKGESAFKKLRSVPWYSGEQYIFVTKLDGVEVLNPAFPEIEGKNLMDLEDSWGKRIVKNYIQEVSGYGHKTEGWTHYLWPKPGSKKESWKTTYLKLVKSPDGKKYIVGSGLYDMKVEPGFAVDEVKDACELIKQNGEEAFEIIRAKDREFYFKDTYVFVDTMDGLEIVNPQFPSIQNKNIWNLKDVNGKLLVQDYINFAIKNGQGWVSYMWPKKEGGKVVQKRTYVKLVKAPSGNKYVVGCGIYPESE, from the coding sequence ATGAAAGTAAAAGCCATAGTTGCCGGCATATGTGTTATCTGTTTGATAACTGTTGGCTGTTCACAGATTGTACCAAAGGACGATTTGCAGAATTTTAAATATAAAGAAACTAGACAACTTGTTGAATTTGTCCGCAAAGCAGCCTTGCTGATTGAACAAAAAGGAGAATCAGCCTTTAAAAAGTTACGATCTGTTCCGTGGTATTCTGGTGAGCAGTATATTTTTGTTACCAAGCTTGATGGAGTCGAAGTGCTTAATCCGGCGTTTCCGGAAATTGAAGGGAAAAATCTGATGGATCTGGAAGATTCATGGGGTAAGAGGATAGTCAAGAATTATATACAGGAAGTTAGTGGCTATGGACACAAAACGGAAGGATGGACTCATTATCTTTGGCCAAAGCCGGGCAGCAAGAAAGAAAGTTGGAAGACAACTTACCTGAAACTCGTAAAAAGCCCAGATGGAAAAAAATATATCGTTGGCTCTGGGCTTTATGATATGAAAGTTGAACCTGGTTTTGCTGTTGACGAAGTCAAGGATGCCTGTGAGCTAATCAAACAGAATGGAGAAGAGGCTTTTGAAATTATAAGGGCTAAAGACCGTGAGTTTTACTTCAAAGATACTTATGTTTTTGTAGACACAATGGATGGGCTCGAAATTGTTAATCCGCAATTCCCTTCTATTCAAAATAAAAACATCTGGAATCTAAAAGATGTAAATGGCAAATTGCTTGTGCAGGATTACATCAACTTTGCCATAAAAAATGGTCAGGGTTGGGTGTCATATATGTGGCCAAAAAAGGAAGGCGGAAAAGTCGTTCAAAAGAGGACATATGTAAAACTGGTCAAAGCACCATCCGGCAATAAATACGTTGTTGGCTGCGGAATATATCCAGAGAGTGAATAG
- a CDS encoding SDR family oxidoreductase: MASSPPLYLDTLEYDTTPEKLREHISSSLADYSRQYAAKPQVILLPDAGIVHVIEKAAKPDPPLRNEVAIITGAAGAIGSGICRGLLENGCRVAATDLPGKRLDNFVSEFKKSAGDCIIGVPLDVTDKESVTNGFNSVIREWGGIDIVIVNAGIPLISSIMEMSLNDFRRLEKVNVEGTLLTLAEAGCHMRLQGTGGDIVLTSTKNVFSPGARFGAYSATKAASHQLGRIASLELAEFGIRVNMVAPDAVFSDGECKSGLWKKIGPDRMRHKGIDEKELQEHYRQRNLLKTTITARHVANAVLFFVTRQTPTTGATIPVDGGLPDATPR; this comes from the coding sequence GTGGCTTCATCTCCTCCTCTGTACTTAGATACACTTGAATACGACACGACCCCGGAGAAGCTTCGGGAACATATCTCGTCGTCACTCGCCGATTATTCACGACAATACGCTGCAAAACCTCAGGTAATATTACTGCCCGATGCTGGAATCGTCCATGTTATTGAAAAAGCGGCTAAGCCTGACCCTCCTCTTCGAAACGAAGTGGCCATTATTACAGGTGCTGCTGGGGCGATTGGTTCTGGAATATGCCGTGGGCTCCTAGAAAATGGCTGCCGAGTGGCTGCGACCGACTTGCCAGGAAAACGCCTCGACAACTTCGTCTCCGAGTTTAAGAAAAGTGCTGGTGATTGCATCATCGGCGTTCCGCTCGATGTGACAGACAAGGAATCAGTAACAAACGGGTTTAACAGTGTTATCCGGGAGTGGGGTGGTATTGACATTGTCATTGTGAACGCTGGTATCCCGTTAATCTCATCAATTATGGAAATGAGTCTCAATGACTTTCGCCGACTGGAGAAGGTGAATGTTGAAGGCACCTTATTAACACTCGCAGAAGCCGGCTGTCACATGCGTTTGCAGGGTACTGGCGGCGATATCGTTCTTACATCGACAAAGAACGTCTTTAGTCCAGGAGCTCGATTTGGCGCCTACAGCGCAACTAAGGCCGCTTCGCACCAGTTGGGCAGGATTGCTAGTCTGGAACTTGCTGAATTTGGGATTCGCGTGAACATGGTTGCGCCCGATGCAGTGTTCTCCGATGGAGAATGCAAATCCGGCTTATGGAAAAAAATAGGCCCTGATCGCATGCGCCACAAAGGAATTGATGAAAAAGAACTTCAGGAGCACTACCGCCAGCGCAATCTTCTTAAGACCACGATAACAGCACGACACGTGGCAAATGCAGTATTGTTTTTTGTAACACGGCAGACACCTACTACCGGAGCTACAATTCCGGTGGACGGTGGTCTTCCAGATGCCACTCCAAGATAG
- a CDS encoding LamG domain-containing protein, with protein sequence MRTLLTVVLASLFVKAICYAGEPILFLAHWNKTASANFSSGNLKPSSASKYKITNINTKFGTGALDLIDDGSNIIYDQIKNIGAEGTVEFWIKPAWDFSANKIKRQYLRINSNVKNRIQLRTSDSPSENQSMIFIIENEEGVHFVQAYKLNWAADTWHHIAVTWGKDGMRLYLDGDLRAKNSYAGGLSPVEDYVALGKYASWSADINASVDELKIMSRQLSAEEIQADCSRNAEFSEKEESI encoded by the coding sequence ATGAGAACTTTATTGACTGTAGTATTAGCTTCACTATTTGTTAAAGCTATCTGCTATGCAGGAGAACCAATACTTTTTCTGGCTCATTGGAACAAGACAGCCAGTGCGAATTTTTCCAGTGGGAATTTAAAACCAAGCTCTGCGAGTAAATACAAAATAACTAATATTAATACAAAATTTGGAACAGGCGCCTTGGATTTAATAGATGACGGCAGTAATATTATTTATGATCAAATAAAAAATATTGGCGCAGAAGGAACTGTTGAGTTTTGGATTAAACCTGCATGGGATTTTTCGGCAAATAAGATAAAACGACAATATTTGAGAATAAATTCAAACGTTAAAAATAGAATTCAATTACGAACGTCTGATTCACCTAGTGAAAATCAATCGATGATATTCATAATTGAAAATGAAGAAGGTGTTCATTTTGTGCAAGCATATAAACTCAATTGGGCTGCTGACACCTGGCACCACATAGCTGTTACATGGGGAAAAGATGGTATGAGATTATATCTTGATGGAGATTTAAGAGCTAAAAATTCATATGCAGGAGGTCTTTCACCTGTAGAAGATTACGTTGCTCTAGGAAAATACGCATCCTGGAGTGCAGATATAAACGCTTCCGTCGATGAATTAAAAATTATGTCCAGACAATTGTCTGCAGAAGAAATACAGGCTGATTGTAGTAGAAATGCTGAATTTTCCGAAAAGGAAGAGTCCATATAA
- a CDS encoding polysaccharide deacetylase family protein, whose translation MLLIAAYSLPVISGCRFAPADTPEYKESKASIIGKYVRCVPEQWAENVPGVKTKLDTDDNVLALTLDACGSKTDSYDAKLINYLIKEKVQATLFMNARWIDKFPDIFDKLAANPLFEIENHGLMHRPCSVNGKSIYSIEGTKNIGQVIDEIEKNALKIESLTGRKPKFYRSGTAYYDEVSAEIVNELGYEIAGFSVLGDAGASYSAGKVKEALLESQPGDIIICHMNHPEKETAEGIIAAVPELKSRGFSFVKLQDYKLK comes from the coding sequence ATGTTGTTGATTGCTGCTTATAGCCTTCCTGTAATTTCCGGATGCAGATTTGCACCCGCGGACACACCGGAGTATAAAGAATCAAAGGCGAGTATAATTGGCAAATACGTCCGCTGTGTTCCTGAACAGTGGGCGGAGAATGTTCCCGGAGTGAAAACAAAACTTGATACGGATGATAATGTGCTCGCGTTAACGTTAGATGCATGCGGCTCAAAAACTGATAGTTATGACGCAAAGCTGATAAACTATCTTATCAAGGAGAAGGTTCAAGCAACACTGTTTATGAATGCAAGATGGATAGACAAGTTTCCTGATATATTTGACAAGCTCGCAGCAAACCCGCTTTTTGAAATAGAAAATCATGGTTTAATGCATAGACCCTGCTCGGTAAACGGAAAGTCCATTTACAGTATTGAGGGTACGAAAAACATTGGCCAGGTGATTGATGAAATAGAAAAGAATGCTTTAAAAATAGAATCTCTTACGGGACGCAAGCCGAAGTTCTACAGGTCGGGAACCGCTTATTATGATGAGGTGTCGGCGGAGATAGTGAATGAGCTTGGTTATGAGATAGCCGGTTTCAGCGTGCTTGGTGATGCGGGAGCGAGCTATTCCGCGGGAAAGGTGAAGGAAGCCCTGCTCGAATCTCAACCTGGTGATATTATAATATGTCATATGAACCACCCTGAAAAGGAAACCGCAGAGGGAATAATAGCTGCGGTTCCGGAACTTAAGAGTAGGGGATTCAGTTTTGTTAAACTGCAGGATTACAAGTTGAAATAA
- a CDS encoding prepilin-type N-terminal cleavage/methylation domain-containing protein, whose product MLSKIRGIWGTRNSFTLIELLVVIAVIALLASMLLPALLAARDKARAVTCVSNLRQIGIALLLYAEDHDGWGPPSSYNGFYWHDALERTGHITRSNVIVCPSWPPYKWGDTSIPSYDRHTYGINRDMSPEVIGKLLLRTNATEDCIFADSICRIAGLPAWQYRYFKERFSSAEACIHLRHAERANLFFLDGHVASCGVSELQSLGITDWLK is encoded by the coding sequence ATGTTGAGTAAAATAAGGGGAATTTGGGGAACAAGGAACAGTTTTACGCTTATTGAGCTTTTGGTCGTAATAGCTGTGATAGCGCTGCTTGCCAGTATGCTCCTTCCTGCGCTTCTTGCGGCAAGGGATAAAGCCAGAGCGGTTACCTGCGTCTCTAATCTTAGGCAAATAGGAATAGCCCTCTTATTATATGCCGAAGACCATGATGGCTGGGGTCCGCCATCTTCTTATAATGGTTTTTACTGGCATGATGCTCTTGAGAGAACTGGACATATTACTCGGTCCAATGTTATTGTCTGTCCAAGCTGGCCGCCATACAAATGGGGGGATACCAGTATTCCCAGTTATGACCGCCACACTTACGGGATAAACAGAGACATGTCACCTGAGGTTATAGGAAAATTACTCCTGCGGACAAATGCCACTGAGGATTGCATATTTGCAGATAGTATATGCAGAATTGCCGGATTACCTGCGTGGCAATACAGATATTTCAAGGAGCGCTTCTCGTCTGCAGAAGCATGTATTCATCTGCGTCATGCCGAAAGAGCAAACCTCTTTTTCCTAGATGGGCATGTAGCGAGTTGTGGTGTTTCTGAGTTGCAGTCACTTGGAATTACTGATTGGTTGAAATAA
- a CDS encoding Gfo/Idh/MocA family oxidoreductase yields MKKIGFIDHYIDNFHANKYVELFRQSKYKDKMDVAFAYEEKTQKGLNIDEWCDKHQVTKLSSPEEVVDRADYIMVLSPNNSERHWDLSRDALESGKPTYVDKTFAPDTKTAEKLIELAKGNNTPMFSTSALRYADELTHFINDIKKNTPVTFVSTRGPNDWSVYSIHQVEMIVMLLGTSVRRMMQVGKGKTTAIILDYADNRTAITNCINTRIKIDGTTYIQRFELNAVFGEGVISFPIVSNTFFDKLIDEIGSFFETRTNPVPYEQTIEVMKIIETGNKAIINPFVWINVEE; encoded by the coding sequence ATGAAGAAAATTGGGTTTATTGATCATTATATTGATAATTTTCATGCTAATAAATATGTAGAGTTATTCAGGCAGAGTAAATACAAGGATAAGATGGATGTGGCTTTTGCCTATGAAGAGAAAACTCAAAAAGGTCTGAATATTGATGAATGGTGCGACAAACATCAGGTTACCAAACTAAGCTCACCGGAAGAAGTGGTAGACAGGGCTGATTATATTATGGTTTTATCTCCAAATAATTCCGAGAGACACTGGGATCTCAGCCGGGATGCTTTGGAATCAGGGAAACCAACTTATGTGGACAAGACCTTTGCACCTGATACAAAGACAGCTGAAAAATTGATTGAGCTGGCAAAAGGGAACAATACCCCAATGTTTTCTACCTCTGCTCTCAGGTATGCTGATGAATTAACACATTTTATTAATGATATAAAGAAAAACACACCTGTTACTTTTGTTTCTACCAGGGGACCTAACGATTGGTCTGTATATAGTATCCATCAAGTGGAAATGATTGTTATGCTGCTCGGAACCAGTGTCAGAAGAATGATGCAAGTTGGTAAAGGTAAAACCACTGCTATTATTCTGGATTACGCTGATAATAGAACTGCTATAACAAACTGCATAAATACCAGAATTAAAATAGATGGGACAACTTACATACAGAGGTTTGAATTAAATGCTGTTTTTGGAGAAGGTGTAATATCGTTTCCTATAGTATCTAATACTTTTTTCGATAAACTTATTGATGAGATAGGCTCATTCTTCGAAACAAGAACAAATCCGGTTCCATATGAACAAACTATTGAAGTAATGAAAATTATTGAAACTGGGAATAAAGCTATTATAAATCCATTTGTTTGGATAAACGTAGAGGAGTAA
- a CDS encoding cache domain-containing protein, producing the protein MKRAKMTVFVVLLSVAFFCLPACTRIEKLKNSSTQDLLIKHEVETAVSMLQAIFTKHQQGEMTLEQAKKFGADLLRELKYGTEGYFWADTTEGVNVVLYGRKDVEGRNRLEDKDHQGMFYIKEFLAKGKAGGGYVEYWFPKKGQTTAQPKRSYVLLFKPFGWVVGSGYYIKEINYSNLSIESSQKLLKEIKKLGPNLLMNVDSYNILLNELGKYKDEGIVINSLDGITIEANRNYLKMLGYTSEEIKSITYQELTPSKWHAMENDLFKKVMKTGYSGVYEKEYIRKDGIVFPIRIQSWLIMDENHKATRLFGIIQDISSHKKQEDKQRTQLINKKEK; encoded by the coding sequence ATGAAAAGGGCAAAGATGACAGTGTTTGTAGTTCTTCTGAGTGTGGCGTTTTTTTGTCTGCCTGCTTGTACACGGATTGAAAAGCTGAAAAATTCGTCGACTCAGGACCTGCTGATCAAGCATGAGGTCGAAACAGCGGTCAGCATGCTTCAGGCAATCTTCACAAAACATCAACAGGGGGAAATGACCCTTGAGCAGGCAAAGAAGTTTGGTGCCGACCTTTTGCGGGAACTTAAGTATGGTACCGAAGGATATTTCTGGGCCGATACTACGGAAGGCGTCAATGTGGTTTTGTACGGCCGAAAGGATGTGGAGGGAAGGAATCGGCTTGAGGACAAGGACCATCAGGGCATGTTCTACATAAAGGAATTTTTGGCAAAAGGTAAAGCCGGTGGCGGGTATGTCGAGTACTGGTTTCCGAAGAAGGGACAGACCACAGCTCAACCCAAGAGATCATACGTACTCCTGTTTAAACCCTTCGGATGGGTTGTCGGTAGTGGATACTACATCAAAGAGATCAACTATAGTAATTTGAGTATTGAATCCTCTCAAAAACTTCTTAAAGAAATCAAGAAATTGGGACCTAACTTATTAATGAATGTTGATAGTTACAACATTCTTCTTAATGAACTTGGAAAATACAAAGACGAAGGGATAGTTATTAATTCGTTAGATGGCATTACTATCGAAGCCAATAGGAATTATCTTAAAATGCTGGGATATACGTCTGAAGAAATTAAGTCCATTACTTATCAGGAACTCACACCTTCAAAATGGCACGCAATGGAAAATGATCTTTTTAAGAAAGTTATGAAAACAGGGTACTCAGGCGTGTATGAAAAGGAATACATTAGAAAAGACGGAATCGTATTTCCAATCCGTATACAATCGTGGTTAATAATGGACGAAAATCATAAGGCAACTCGTTTGTTCGGCATTATTCAAGACATATCCAGCCACAAAAAACAAGAGGATAAACAACGAACACAATTAATTAACAAAAAGGAGAAATGA
- a CDS encoding nucleoside deaminase — translation MDKFLEAAIEEAKKGMAEGGIPIGSVLVIDGRIVGRGHNQRVQKGSAVLHAEIDCLENAGRIKASDYRRATLYSTLSPCDMCSGAVLLYGIPKVVIGENRTFCGPEDYVRSRGVEVVIIDNKECRQLMETFIKNNPELWNEDIGK, via the coding sequence ATGGATAAATTTTTAGAGGCTGCAATTGAGGAAGCGAAAAAGGGGATGGCTGAGGGAGGTATTCCTATCGGATCAGTACTCGTTATTGATGGCCGAATAGTTGGGCGTGGTCACAACCAGCGAGTACAAAAAGGAAGTGCGGTATTACACGCAGAAATAGATTGTTTAGAAAATGCGGGACGAATTAAAGCATCCGATTATCGTCGAGCAACGTTGTACTCGACGTTATCTCCCTGTGATATGTGCAGCGGTGCAGTGCTTCTCTATGGGATTCCAAAGGTAGTTATTGGAGAGAACCGTACATTTTGCGGGCCGGAAGATTACGTAAGGTCGCGAGGCGTAGAAGTGGTGATTATTGATAACAAAGAATGTCGTCAGCTTATGGAGACGTTTATCAAAAATAATCCAGAACTGTGGAATGAAGATATTGGTAAGTAG
- a CDS encoding proline iminopeptidase-family hydrolase, with protein MNSIGGQVSAEKILTEPDYDYEGFVDYIYGGHTYKLWYGRIGSGSAPAALVLHGGPGGSHHNLVAFQALADECPVIFYDQLGCGKSDRPDNPSLWTAERYFDEVRAVRNGLGLKKYHLIGHSWGTTLAVGFAAKHPDGILSISLHSPVLSFPYYINHVAPKLKQGLSCLNGKAGQIIDDYELRGVGIKSNYDEACMEFIKRHVTHTWPLPEAMKKLIAARNTAVHDVMVASDSELNLPGNLKTVDVTSQLSRLDVPVLITCGSDDLCTPAFTKWQADFANDHQYHVIQGSAHMTPVDRPLELIRIQRAFIACIELSQ; from the coding sequence GTGAATAGTATCGGCGGACAAGTATCTGCAGAAAAAATCTTAACAGAACCTGATTATGATTACGAAGGTTTTGTCGACTACATCTATGGTGGTCATACCTACAAATTATGGTACGGCAGAATTGGCTCCGGCAGTGCGCCGGCTGCGTTGGTTCTGCACGGCGGTCCGGGAGGCAGTCATCATAATCTCGTAGCGTTTCAGGCATTAGCTGATGAATGCCCTGTGATCTTCTATGACCAACTGGGATGTGGAAAATCAGACCGTCCGGATAATCCGTCTTTGTGGACTGCTGAGCGATATTTTGATGAGGTGCGAGCGGTACGGAATGGTCTGGGCTTGAAGAAGTACCATTTGATCGGTCATTCATGGGGAACTACTCTGGCTGTTGGATTTGCTGCCAAACACCCCGACGGCATATTGTCCATTTCTCTCCATAGTCCGGTATTGAGTTTTCCCTATTACATCAATCATGTTGCCCCAAAACTTAAGCAGGGCTTGAGTTGTTTGAATGGAAAAGCCGGGCAGATAATTGATGATTATGAGTTGAGGGGGGTAGGGATAAAGAGCAACTATGACGAAGCTTGCATGGAGTTCATCAAGCGACATGTGACACACACCTGGCCATTACCTGAAGCGATGAAGAAATTGATTGCCGCACGAAATACCGCAGTTCACGACGTTATGGTTGCAAGTGATTCGGAGTTGAATTTACCCGGGAATCTAAAAACAGTAGACGTAACCTCGCAACTGTCCAGGCTGGATGTCCCTGTTCTTATAACCTGCGGAAGCGACGATCTGTGTACGCCTGCCTTTACTAAATGGCAGGCTGACTTTGCCAATGACCATCAGTATCATGTCATACAGGGAAGTGCCCACATGACTCCTGTGGACAGACCCTTGGAACTTATCAGAATACAAAGGGCTTTTATCGCGTGCATCGAACTGAGCCAGTGA
- a CDS encoding nucleoside deaminase: MKILVSRMSICNPRWVAELLAHSPKGFRTMEDRMHFVVALARENVQRQTGGPFGACVFDASGYLIAPGVNVVVTRNCSILHAEIIAIALAQKKLGRYDISDEGKSDYELVTSTEPCAMCFGAISWSGVTRLVCGARDEDARYIGFDEGPKLPDWQQALEERGVQVSRDVLRQEAVDVLNLYAKVGGAIYNARRGREINNNKKR, encoded by the coding sequence ATGAAGATATTGGTAAGTAGAATGTCAATATGTAATCCGCGTTGGGTAGCAGAACTACTCGCGCACAGTCCAAAGGGCTTCCGGACAATGGAAGATCGTATGCATTTTGTAGTTGCACTGGCGCGGGAAAATGTTCAGAGACAAACCGGAGGGCCTTTTGGTGCCTGTGTGTTTGATGCGAGTGGTTACCTTATTGCGCCAGGAGTGAACGTCGTTGTGACACGCAACTGCTCAATACTTCACGCGGAGATAATCGCGATTGCGCTGGCACAGAAGAAGCTCGGCCGATACGACATCAGTGATGAAGGGAAGAGCGACTACGAGTTGGTAACCTCTACAGAGCCCTGCGCAATGTGTTTCGGAGCTATTTCCTGGTCGGGGGTCACACGGCTGGTCTGTGGTGCTCGAGATGAAGATGCGCGTTACATTGGTTTCGACGAAGGACCGAAGCTTCCGGACTGGCAGCAAGCCCTTGAAGAACGAGGTGTGCAAGTGTCACGGGATGTTCTGCGACAAGAAGCTGTTGATGTGCTCAATCTCTACGCGAAAGTAGGCGGAGCAATTTACAATGCACGCAGGGGCCGCGAAATAAACAACAATAAAAAACGATGA
- the lsrF gene encoding 3-hydroxy-5-phosphonooxypentane-2,4-dione thiolase: MPDIDSTKKKKDFYTDIPMETPGFFLKGSGAYDWGMKNRLARIFKPETGRTVMLAIDHGYFQGPTTGLERIDLNIVPLVPYADALMLTRGILRTTIPPSSNKAIVMRASGGPSILKELSNEEIAVDIEDAIRMNVAAMAIQVFIGGEFETRSVHNMTRLVDMGIRYGIPVMAVTAVGKDMTRDAKYFRLACRICAELGAQVVKTYYIPEDFDTVTASCPVPIVMAGGKKIPLLDALTMAYNAVQQGAAGVDMGRNIFQSEFPTAMIQAVSNIVHKNMKPADALEVYNTLKNKIEKEQK, translated from the coding sequence ATGCCGGATATAGATAGTACTAAAAAGAAAAAGGATTTTTATACAGATATTCCTATGGAAACGCCCGGTTTCTTTCTCAAGGGATCGGGTGCGTATGATTGGGGCATGAAGAATCGCCTGGCACGAATCTTTAAACCAGAGACTGGACGAACAGTAATGCTCGCAATAGACCATGGATATTTCCAGGGGCCAACAACAGGGTTGGAACGAATCGATTTAAACATTGTGCCCCTTGTTCCCTACGCTGACGCACTAATGCTTACACGCGGTATTTTGCGAACAACGATACCCCCTTCATCCAATAAGGCAATTGTGATGCGTGCCAGTGGTGGGCCGAGTATTCTGAAGGAACTCTCGAACGAAGAAATAGCTGTTGATATTGAGGATGCTATCCGGATGAACGTGGCTGCAATGGCGATTCAGGTATTCATTGGAGGCGAATTCGAGACTCGTTCGGTACACAATATGACCCGCCTCGTCGATATGGGCATCCGATACGGAATTCCGGTTATGGCAGTGACAGCCGTCGGCAAGGATATGACCAGGGATGCAAAATATTTTCGCCTTGCCTGCCGCATTTGCGCTGAACTGGGTGCACAGGTTGTCAAGACGTATTATATCCCGGAGGATTTTGATACGGTGACAGCCTCCTGTCCAGTGCCCATTGTGATGGCGGGTGGTAAAAAAATTCCACTCTTAGATGCTTTGACAATGGCTTATAACGCTGTACAACAGGGCGCTGCGGGTGTAGATATGGGAAGAAATATTTTCCAGAGTGAGTTCCCGACCGCCATGATTCAGGCAGTAAGTAACATTGTTCACAAAAATATGAAACCGGCCGATGCACTTGAGGTTTATAACACGCTGAAGAACAAGATAGAAAAGGAGCAGAAATAA